One Methanolobus sp. WCC4 DNA segment encodes these proteins:
- a CDS encoding histidine kinase dimerization/phosphoacceptor domain -containing protein: MRLKRLQNDIRDIGKDEDFSRRVFDEGDDELASLGESINYMLESLERAQNLVVTRDNTIKAILQLMPDMMFQIKRDGKILNYKLSTDKCIYESPEADSSITLDDVVPADIAKQGLDIIDRALETNKMQTMQYTIPVKGDMRDFELRLVVNGEDEVLAVVKDITEIKQAEEMHRKDLLLKEIHHRVKNNLQIISSMLRLQSRKFTEKETVEAFRKSQDRARSMAIAHEKMYQSSDLENIELRSYVETLTGYLLNNYGCDPENIKIDIKIKNLTQGIDTAIPLGLIITEIVSNSFKHAFRDHSGKITIDILPDENDDHLLMIRDDGIGFPEDIDPLNTDSLGMQLVVSLVEQLEGSIELIRDNGTEFRIKFKELSYKRRDY, encoded by the coding sequence TTGCGACTCAAGAGACTTCAAAATGATATAAGGGATATCGGGAAGGACGAAGATTTCTCCAGAAGGGTCTTTGATGAAGGCGATGATGAACTTGCCAGTCTTGGGGAATCCATAAACTACATGCTGGAATCACTTGAAAGGGCACAGAACCTTGTTGTCACTAGAGATAACACCATAAAAGCGATCTTACAGCTAATGCCTGATATGATGTTCCAGATCAAAAGAGATGGAAAGATACTCAATTACAAACTCTCTACGGACAAATGCATCTACGAATCCCCCGAAGCAGATTCCAGTATAACCCTTGATGATGTAGTTCCGGCAGATATTGCAAAGCAGGGACTTGACATAATAGACAGGGCACTTGAAACAAACAAAATGCAGACAATGCAGTACACAATACCTGTAAAGGGAGATATGAGAGACTTTGAGCTGAGACTGGTGGTCAATGGTGAGGATGAAGTACTGGCTGTTGTAAAGGACATAACCGAGATCAAGCAGGCAGAGGAAATGCATCGCAAAGACCTGCTGCTTAAGGAGATACACCATCGTGTGAAGAATAATCTCCAGATAATATCAAGTATGTTAAGGCTTCAGTCAAGGAAATTCACTGAAAAAGAAACAGTTGAGGCTTTCCGGAAAAGTCAGGATCGTGCAAGATCGATGGCAATAGCACATGAAAAGATGTACCAGTCAAGTGACCTTGAGAACATAGAGCTCAGGAGCTATGTTGAAACACTTACAGGATATCTGCTCAACAATTATGGCTGTGATCCGGAGAATATCAAAATAGATATAAAGATTAAAAACCTAACACAGGGTATTGATACGGCCATACCGCTAGGCCTTATCATTACCGAGATCGTGTCAAATTCATTTAAGCACGCATTCAGGGACCACTCAGGAAAGATCACGATCGATATACTTCCTGATGAGAATGACGATCATCTGCTGATGATCAGGGATGATGGAATTGGATTCCCTGAAGATATTGATCCCCTGAATACGGATTCACTGGGGATGCAACTTGTAGTCTCACTCGTTGAACAGCTGGAAGGATCGATCGAACTCATTAGAGACAATGGCACGGAATTCAGGATCAAATTCAAAGAACTGTCGTATAAGAGAAGGGACTACTAA
- a CDS encoding TldD/PmbA family protein produces the protein MYELAEKALKAATKYGAKEAEVYIMESQKTSVNIQKDLIEGAKENITTGIGIRAVVDGAVGFASTNIMSHIEEAAKNAVISARTQDPDKEWKALPSNQKYPSVSGIFDTDLQNMELDDCIAHTMEMIESAKTVPGITVTSGSFGRSHGKRLIINTNGVDVEEEGTAVSGFVDVITNSGETSTAYDFAISRSNDIDFGLIGKNAAELAKRSQDTISVEPHRTEVVLHPFAFSDLIENAFMPSIDADNVQKGRSNLIGRKDEIIANEKLSIYDDGLLEGGIETGIADDEGVASQRTTVIEKGTFRSYLYDTYTAGKDGVESTGNGSRNSYLSTPSVGPRNFIIDFPQCDVVADTDSGVYVNTVIGAHTANSISGDFSVEARNAFTIKDGKLDRPIKSLMISGNIFDMLKNVNGAGTDVRKVGGTITPSIRVSDMSVVG, from the coding sequence ATGTACGAACTTGCTGAGAAGGCCCTTAAGGCAGCAACAAAGTATGGTGCAAAAGAGGCTGAAGTATACATAATGGAAAGTCAGAAGACCTCTGTCAATATACAGAAGGACCTGATAGAAGGCGCAAAGGAGAATATCACAACAGGGATCGGCATCCGTGCTGTTGTGGATGGGGCAGTAGGATTTGCAAGCACCAATATCATGAGCCATATAGAGGAAGCTGCAAAGAACGCAGTGATATCTGCAAGAACCCAGGATCCTGATAAGGAATGGAAAGCACTGCCATCCAACCAGAAGTATCCTTCCGTTTCCGGCATCTTTGATACGGATCTTCAGAACATGGAACTTGATGACTGTATCGCACATACCATGGAAATGATAGAGAGTGCAAAGACCGTACCCGGCATAACAGTCACATCAGGTAGTTTTGGACGCAGCCACGGAAAGCGACTGATAATCAACACCAATGGAGTGGATGTGGAAGAAGAAGGGACTGCCGTATCTGGATTCGTGGATGTCATCACAAATTCAGGAGAGACATCAACAGCCTATGACTTCGCCATCTCCCGCAGTAACGATATTGACTTCGGTCTCATAGGAAAGAATGCAGCAGAGCTTGCAAAAAGATCACAGGACACGATATCTGTGGAACCGCACAGAACAGAGGTCGTACTGCATCCATTCGCATTCTCAGACCTTATCGAAAATGCATTTATGCCTTCTATAGATGCTGATAATGTCCAGAAGGGAAGGTCTAACCTTATTGGAAGGAAGGATGAGATAATAGCCAATGAGAAACTCTCGATCTACGATGACGGACTCCTTGAAGGTGGTATTGAGACAGGCATAGCTGATGATGAAGGCGTAGCGTCACAGAGGACCACAGTGATCGAGAAAGGGACATTCAGATCATATCTCTATGACACCTACACAGCAGGAAAGGATGGTGTGGAAAGTACCGGAAATGGCTCCCGTAACTCATACCTGTCCACACCTTCGGTGGGTCCCAGGAACTTCATCATAGACTTCCCGCAATGTGATGTTGTAGCAGACACCGACTCAGGGGTATATGTGAACACCGTCATAGGTGCCCACACAGCCAACAGTATCTCTGGGGATTTCTCGGTCGAGGCAAGGAATGCCTTCACAATAAAGGACGGAAAACTTGACAGACCTATCAAGTCACTCATGATATCAGGCAACATCTTCGATATGCTGAAGAATGTAAACGGAGCCGGGACCGATGTAAGGAAGGTTGGAGGTACCATCACACCTTCGATAAGGGTCTCTGATATGAGTGTGGTCGGTTAA
- a CDS encoding MFS transporter has translation MMNSEHTALDDGEQKLDPALYVLSLSKLFKDLGTGMLAFLLPLYIVGLDGGVFSETPIVVRAGIIATVFGLSNALSQPFMGRLSDSLNRRKPFVVIGMAGFTVISFIYANTSSFDHLVILRIVQGLTVGATVPAIVAMVTHLSTSGTRGVAIGIYSTVRGFGFGVGSILGGIVASYYGFVTAFYVCSFLGLASFILISFFVSETQDGTASKTTISGQEHRFQFFVLATAMFMMMVGIMIIFAFLPEYETRLGTGEIYLSIAVSAYVIIRVLFQTPMGLLSDRLGRKRMIALGLLLNIPIVIGLGHVVNVEQLIMLRALQGISMAAVETPVMALAVDLAGFSVSSKVSTITASQAAGMALGPIMGGLLAGYISFEIPFYICAGLLMLSLLLVLGGVREPERKMS, from the coding sequence ATGATGAACTCAGAACATACTGCACTTGATGATGGTGAACAGAAATTGGACCCGGCACTGTATGTGCTCTCCCTTTCCAAATTGTTCAAGGATCTTGGGACCGGAATGCTCGCATTCCTGCTTCCTCTCTACATCGTTGGTCTGGATGGTGGTGTATTCTCAGAGACCCCCATTGTAGTGAGAGCTGGTATCATCGCCACGGTATTCGGCCTGTCCAATGCCCTTTCGCAGCCATTTATGGGCAGGCTGTCGGATTCCCTGAACAGGAGAAAGCCATTTGTTGTCATAGGTATGGCAGGTTTTACCGTCATATCCTTCATATATGCGAATACCAGCAGTTTCGACCATCTGGTCATCCTGCGTATTGTACAGGGACTTACCGTGGGTGCAACAGTACCTGCTATTGTGGCAATGGTGACACACCTTTCAACTTCCGGTACAAGAGGGGTTGCTATAGGTATATATTCAACTGTAAGGGGATTCGGGTTCGGTGTCGGTTCGATACTTGGTGGTATCGTTGCCAGTTATTACGGGTTCGTTACGGCATTCTACGTATGCTCTTTCCTTGGTCTTGCAAGTTTCATACTGATATCGTTCTTTGTATCCGAGACCCAGGATGGTACAGCAAGTAAAACAACGATTTCAGGTCAGGAACACAGGTTCCAGTTCTTCGTCCTTGCGACTGCCATGTTCATGATGATGGTCGGTATAATGATAATATTCGCTTTCCTGCCTGAATATGAGACAAGGCTCGGCACGGGTGAGATATATCTCAGTATTGCTGTCTCTGCATATGTTATCATAAGGGTCCTTTTCCAGACGCCCATGGGTCTTCTGTCCGACCGTCTGGGAAGGAAGAGGATGATCGCACTGGGTCTGCTCTTAAATATACCGATAGTTATCGGTCTTGGTCATGTGGTGAATGTGGAACAGCTGATCATGCTGCGTGCGTTGCAGGGAATATCCATGGCTGCCGTGGAAACTCCTGTCATGGCCCTTGCGGTTGATCTTGCAGGGTTCTCAGTGAGTTCTAAGGTTAGTACCATCACTGCATCCCAGGCGGCTGGAATGGCTCTTGGTCCCATAATGGGTGGACTTCTTGCGGGTTATATCTCCTTTGAGATCCCCTTCTATATCTGTGCAGGGCTATTGATGTTGTCACTACTGCTCGTGCTGGGTGGTGTAAGGGAACCTGAGCGTAAAATGAGTTAA
- a CDS encoding TldD/PmbA family protein has translation MHSVDFFDTRIIEGTTTAIVLDNGKIEQISVNFTKGAAVRALKGGSWGFTSADGDFDVEKAIRAASELAVSMDEKSPKEKVQMKEIAKPVVSNLPKVKKNPLDVSLEEKVQNLKEFGKHAKMDEISSTSAVYSESSYKIMYSDSTGVEGEYDIVRTGFAISAVASRNGLYQAGRESRYGVTGYEIFDKYNAAELAEEAAKSAIQLLDAKPAKGGNLPVILDPELAGVFAHEAVGHASEADLVLEGSSVLENRIGENIASPLVTIIDDPTLHEYGYFPFDDEGAQSEKTTLIENGELKSYLHSRETAAKLGGTPGHCRAQGHSRPIIRMSNTYIDNGNSGFEEMLEEIGDGVYLIGSRGGQVNTGEGVFQFNAEKGYMIENGELTTLLRDVSLSGKILEILNNVEMVGNDLKMNSGRCGKGGQLVPVTDGSPHLYISKAMVGGA, from the coding sequence ATGCATAGTGTAGACTTTTTTGATACGAGGATCATTGAGGGTACCACCACCGCTATTGTCCTTGATAATGGTAAAATAGAGCAGATATCTGTGAATTTTACAAAAGGCGCTGCTGTAAGGGCGCTCAAAGGTGGTTCATGGGGATTCACATCTGCTGACGGGGATTTCGATGTTGAGAAAGCCATCAGGGCAGCATCCGAACTTGCTGTCAGTATGGACGAGAAATCACCCAAAGAGAAAGTACAGATGAAGGAGATCGCAAAGCCAGTTGTCAGCAATCTTCCTAAGGTAAAGAAGAACCCGCTGGATGTATCACTTGAGGAGAAAGTACAGAACCTCAAGGAATTCGGCAAGCATGCAAAGATGGATGAGATAAGCAGCACAAGTGCCGTATATAGCGAATCATCCTACAAGATCATGTATTCTGACTCCACCGGTGTTGAAGGGGAATATGACATTGTACGTACCGGCTTTGCGATCAGTGCTGTGGCATCGAGGAACGGTCTCTACCAGGCAGGAAGAGAGAGCCGTTATGGTGTGACCGGCTATGAGATATTCGACAAATACAATGCAGCAGAACTTGCAGAGGAAGCTGCAAAGAGTGCGATACAGCTCCTCGATGCAAAACCGGCCAAAGGTGGCAACCTCCCGGTGATACTTGACCCTGAGCTTGCAGGAGTCTTTGCCCACGAGGCCGTAGGACACGCATCTGAAGCAGACCTGGTGCTTGAGGGAAGCTCGGTCCTTGAGAACCGTATCGGTGAGAATATAGCATCACCACTTGTAACGATAATAGATGACCCTACACTGCATGAATATGGCTATTTCCCATTCGATGATGAGGGAGCACAATCTGAGAAGACAACATTAATAGAGAACGGAGAACTCAAGTCATATCTGCATTCAAGAGAAACGGCTGCAAAACTTGGAGGAACACCAGGACACTGCCGTGCACAGGGACATTCCAGACCGATCATCCGTATGAGCAATACCTACATCGACAATGGTAACTCCGGATTTGAGGAGATGCTTGAAGAGATAGGGGACGGAGTATACCTCATTGGTTCCAGAGGTGGACAGGTGAACACCGGAGAAGGTGTATTCCAGTTCAATGCGGAAAAGGGATACATGATAGAGAATGGAGAGCTCACCACACTTCTCAGGGACGTATCACTTTCCGGAAAGATACTCGAGATACTGAACAATGTGGAAATGGTCGGTAACGACCTGAAGATGAATTCCGGCAGATGCGGAAAAGGCGGACAGCTCGTCCCTGTTACAGACGGTTCCCCGCACCTTTACATCTCAAAGGCCATGGTAGGAGGTGCATGA
- the lonB gene encoding ATP-dependent protease LonB, with protein MEKEITDPSEEIELYEDNFDTTDSIDVPELLIDQIIGQEHAVEVVKKAASQRRHVMMIGSPGTGKSLLAKAMAELLPKEELQDIMAYPNPEDNNNPKIRSVPAGKGREIVMAHKMEAQKKAQSRNMLMMILVFGIIVYSFYVGQLLWGIIAAIMILLLTRQFMPKDEMMIPKLIVSNYQKEHAPFLDATGTHAGALLGDVRHDPFQSGGLETPAHDRVESGDIHKSHKGVLFLDEINTLSLESQQSMLTALQEKEYPITGQSERSSGALVKTEPVPCDFIMVAAGNLDAMEKMHPALRSRIKGYGYELFMRESMEDTPENRKNLVRFVAQEVMRDGHLPPFDKDAVDEVIREAQRRAGRKGHLTLKLRDLGGLVRVAGDIAHSEDAAVTSAKHVLAAKKMARSIEQQLADNYLERKNDYQLFKKAGSAVGRVNGLAVMGGDSGIVLPIMAGVAPSLSNSEGKVIATGMLKDIAKEAVQNVSAVIKNVTGKDITNHDIHIQFIGTYEGVEGDSASISIATAVISALENIPIDQSVAMTGSLSVRGDVLPIGGATYKIEAAARAGIKKVIIPKSNEADVLIEEAYKDQIEIVPVTNIIEVIEHSLVGPEKSNIVEKLKNLSNLKINPDMPDIVPA; from the coding sequence ATGGAAAAAGAGATTACTGATCCTAGCGAAGAGATTGAACTATACGAGGACAATTTCGATACCACAGACTCCATAGATGTCCCTGAGTTACTGATCGACCAGATCATCGGGCAGGAACATGCAGTGGAAGTGGTTAAAAAAGCAGCAAGCCAGAGGCGCCATGTCATGATGATAGGTAGCCCGGGTACTGGAAAGTCCCTGCTTGCCAAGGCTATGGCCGAGCTTCTTCCAAAGGAAGAATTACAGGATATCATGGCATATCCTAACCCAGAGGATAATAACAACCCAAAGATACGTTCTGTTCCTGCCGGCAAAGGCAGGGAGATCGTCATGGCCCACAAGATGGAGGCCCAGAAGAAGGCCCAGTCACGTAACATGCTGATGATGATACTGGTATTCGGTATTATCGTCTATTCATTCTACGTAGGCCAGCTCCTGTGGGGTATCATAGCTGCAATTATGATCTTGCTCCTGACAAGACAGTTCATGCCAAAAGACGAGATGATGATACCGAAACTTATCGTTTCCAACTACCAGAAGGAACATGCACCATTCCTGGATGCCACAGGTACCCACGCAGGTGCGCTTCTTGGTGATGTGAGGCATGACCCGTTCCAGTCCGGAGGACTTGAGACTCCTGCACATGACAGGGTAGAGAGCGGTGACATACACAAGTCACACAAAGGTGTTCTCTTCCTGGATGAGATCAACACCTTGAGCCTTGAATCCCAGCAGAGTATGCTGACAGCACTTCAGGAAAAGGAATATCCTATCACCGGTCAATCAGAAAGGAGTTCCGGTGCGCTGGTAAAGACAGAACCTGTGCCCTGTGACTTCATCATGGTTGCTGCAGGTAACCTCGATGCAATGGAGAAGATGCACCCTGCACTCAGGTCCCGTATAAAGGGTTACGGATATGAACTGTTCATGCGGGAATCCATGGAAGACACACCTGAGAATCGTAAGAACCTTGTCAGGTTCGTGGCCCAGGAGGTCATGAGAGACGGACACCTCCCACCATTTGATAAGGATGCTGTAGATGAGGTTATCCGTGAAGCCCAGAGAAGAGCAGGAAGGAAAGGACATCTTACACTGAAACTTCGTGACCTTGGTGGTCTTGTAAGAGTAGCTGGCGACATTGCCCACTCTGAGGATGCAGCAGTCACCTCTGCAAAACATGTGCTTGCGGCAAAGAAGATGGCAAGGTCCATAGAACAGCAACTTGCTGATAACTACCTCGAACGCAAGAACGACTATCAGCTCTTTAAAAAGGCAGGTAGTGCCGTTGGCAGGGTCAATGGACTTGCGGTCATGGGAGGAGATTCCGGTATCGTACTGCCGATAATGGCAGGTGTGGCACCATCACTCTCCAATTCAGAAGGAAAGGTGATCGCAACCGGTATGCTCAAGGATATAGCAAAAGAAGCTGTCCAGAACGTGTCTGCTGTTATCAAGAACGTAACAGGCAAGGACATAACCAACCACGACATCCATATCCAGTTCATCGGAACGTATGAAGGCGTGGAAGGTGACAGTGCATCCATATCCATAGCAACCGCTGTTATCTCAGCTCTTGAGAATATACCTATCGACCAGTCTGTGGCAATGACAGGTTCGCTATCCGTAAGAGGGGACGTACTCCCTATCGGTGGCGCTACCTATAAGATAGAAGCTGCAGCAAGAGCAGGCATCAAGAAGGTCATCATACCAAAGTCCAATGAGGCCGATGTGCTTATCGAGGAAGCCTACAAGGATCAGATAGAGATAGTTCCGGTAACCAACATTATCGAAGTTATCGAACACAGTCTTGTGGGACCCGAGAAGAGCAATATCGTTGAGAAGCTCAAGAATCTGAGCAACCTCAAGATAAATCCTGACATGCCTGATATAGTCCCTGCTTAA
- a CDS encoding phosphatase PAP2 family protein codes for MVDMKLMILFIPVVLLMNIIAYFVLIPRKYRIEYKRMIAENKEAYSFTKEIFPYLLLVTFIYLLVKSQGMILSVFEITPYHSLAQYILQIEGSTVSMFQSFTNPLLTYISSFIYLFGFAFLLIFTFVALIFTRKVRALQEYAIAVVLVYIVSFPFHILTPVKVTGYTLPNVIPLLYELSPVIYNGIRTVDPFFDNCFPSLHAALSFLAMFIIIFKTDIRRFKVVAVFMTVAIQFTIFYLGIHWITDLFGGILLAVISYYFATRYHDRIVHRLRPSIAGSDGYQDTSR; via the coding sequence ATGGTGGATATGAAACTGATGATCCTGTTCATTCCTGTGGTCCTTCTGATGAATATCATTGCATATTTCGTATTGATACCACGGAAATACAGGATTGAATATAAGAGAATGATAGCTGAGAACAAAGAAGCATACTCATTCACAAAGGAGATATTTCCATATTTGCTGCTGGTCACTTTCATCTACCTTCTGGTAAAGTCACAGGGTATGATCCTGAGCGTGTTCGAGATAACTCCTTACCATTCGCTTGCGCAATACATACTTCAGATAGAGGGGAGCACAGTGAGCATGTTCCAGAGCTTTACGAATCCTCTGCTTACCTACATAAGCTCGTTCATCTACCTATTCGGATTCGCCTTCCTGCTGATATTCACATTCGTAGCCCTGATATTCACAAGGAAGGTACGTGCACTACAGGAATATGCAATTGCAGTGGTACTTGTCTACATAGTGTCCTTTCCATTCCACATATTGACACCTGTGAAGGTCACGGGTTATACCCTGCCCAATGTGATACCATTGCTCTATGAGCTAAGCCCTGTGATATACAATGGGATAAGGACCGTTGATCCCTTCTTTGACAACTGTTTTCCCAGTCTTCATGCAGCACTTTCGTTCCTGGCGATGTTCATAATAATTTTCAAAACGGATATCAGGAGATTCAAGGTAGTAGCGGTGTTCATGACAGTTGCCATCCAGTTCACCATATTCTATCTGGGGATACACTGGATAACCGATCTGTTCGGCGGTATCCTTCTTGCCGTTATCAGTTATTATTTTGCGACCAGGTATCATGACCGGATCGTCCACAGACTCCGTCCCTCAATCGCAGGGAGTGATGGATATCAGGATACGTCCCGCTAG
- a CDS encoding response regulator, protein MTKERIMIVEDEKIVALDIKNSLEHFGYSVPCMASSGEEAIRSIEECDPDLILMDIILKGDIDGIEAARNIHEKHDIPVIYLTAYSDEKTLQRAKLTEPFGHILKPFDERELRTNIEIALYKRGKEREQLFDHEKMINSLLNNCVDAIISTDSNGKIKYMNTLAQGLTGYQKEEALGHDIGSILKVICEGSDRCAEDPTKKVLREGAFFGLDENTTLVSRDNTHIPVDVIGSPITNHRNEIIGTVIVFYDITERKKIERSFHCFDVAYT, encoded by the coding sequence ATGACTAAAGAAAGGATAATGATAGTCGAAGATGAGAAAATAGTAGCTCTGGATATAAAGAATAGTCTGGAACATTTCGGATACTCGGTCCCATGCATGGCTTCCAGTGGTGAAGAAGCTATAAGGTCCATAGAGGAATGTGATCCTGACCTTATACTGATGGACATCATCCTGAAAGGGGATATAGATGGTATAGAAGCGGCAAGGAATATCCATGAGAAACATGACATACCTGTGATCTATCTTACCGCATATTCTGACGAGAAGACTCTACAGAGAGCAAAGCTCACGGAACCCTTCGGACATATCCTGAAACCTTTCGATGAGAGAGAACTGCGTACTAACATTGAGATCGCACTCTATAAAAGAGGGAAGGAGAGAGAACAGCTCTTCGACCATGAGAAAATGATCAATTCACTACTCAACAACTGTGTTGATGCTATAATCTCCACCGATAGCAATGGTAAGATAAAATACATGAACACCCTGGCACAGGGGCTTACCGGATATCAGAAGGAAGAAGCACTGGGACACGATATAGGCAGTATTCTCAAGGTAATCTGTGAGGGCAGTGACAGATGTGCCGAAGATCCTACAAAAAAGGTCCTCAGAGAAGGAGCGTTCTTCGGTCTGGATGAGAACACAACACTTGTTTCCAGGGACAATACCCACATACCTGTCGATGTGATCGGCTCACCGATAACCAACCACAGGAATGAGATCATAGGAACTGTCATTGTATTCTATGATATTACGGAAAGGAAGAAGATCGAGAGGTCATTCCACTGTTTTGACGTCGCTTACACCTGA
- a CDS encoding MATE family efflux transporter, with product MMNERSDMLANENIKKLIYRMSTPAIVGLLVQAFYNLVDTIFVGRGLGADSALGIAGISVAFPVQMLMMGISMGLGIGGASIISRALGMGDNKTAERTLGNMVTLVVISSIIFTILGLIFIDPVLQLFGASESILPFAREYTKYILMGTIFFAFSAALSNTIRAEGHAKFAMSIMLFSSIVNIILDPLFIFEFNMGIMGAAVATVISQIVGCVMVLHYYSSSICIVPFKLAYMMPDLALSRETISIGMSEFVFNSVESLVFILLNQSLLIYGGDMAIAVFGIIIKVFMLTLMPIIGIKHGIQPIIGFNYGASNFERVRETVSISNYIVFAMCTLSVVAVFLVPEWIFRVFSSDTGLIEMGVPAIKISFLMMPFIGTQVVAMALLQSLGKSKGSLMITLSRQIFFLPPLVLILPLFMGLTGIWVSFPISDFLGFVVAVVLMRREVNRLMGSVPQS from the coding sequence ATGATGAATGAAAGATCTGACATGCTTGCCAATGAGAACATAAAGAAGCTCATCTACAGGATGTCAACCCCTGCGATAGTAGGGTTACTTGTGCAGGCATTCTACAATCTTGTTGACACCATTTTCGTTGGAAGGGGACTTGGAGCTGACAGTGCCCTTGGAATTGCAGGGATATCCGTTGCATTCCCTGTACAGATGCTCATGATGGGTATTTCCATGGGGCTGGGTATAGGAGGGGCATCTATCATATCAAGAGCCCTCGGTATGGGTGATAACAAAACGGCCGAGAGGACCTTAGGGAATATGGTCACTCTTGTAGTTATATCAAGTATCATCTTTACCATACTGGGACTGATATTCATCGACCCGGTGCTGCAACTGTTCGGAGCATCGGAAAGTATACTTCCATTTGCAAGGGAATACACGAAGTATATACTCATGGGAACCATATTCTTTGCATTCTCCGCAGCATTGAGCAATACCATAAGAGCCGAAGGACACGCAAAGTTTGCAATGTCCATCATGCTGTTCTCCAGTATCGTTAACATCATACTCGATCCGTTATTCATCTTCGAGTTCAACATGGGAATAATGGGAGCTGCTGTTGCAACGGTCATATCACAGATTGTAGGTTGTGTAATGGTGCTGCACTATTATTCAAGCAGTATCTGTATTGTTCCATTCAAGCTCGCTTATATGATGCCCGACCTCGCTCTTTCCCGGGAGACAATAAGCATAGGGATGTCTGAGTTCGTTTTCAATTCAGTTGAAAGTCTGGTATTCATTCTCCTGAACCAGAGCCTTCTGATATACGGAGGAGATATGGCGATTGCAGTATTCGGAATAATCATCAAGGTCTTCATGCTCACTCTGATGCCTATAATAGGCATAAAGCACGGCATCCAGCCGATCATAGGTTTTAACTACGGCGCCAGTAATTTCGAAAGGGTCAGGGAAACCGTCTCCATCTCGAATTACATCGTGTTCGCCATGTGTACGCTGAGTGTAGTTGCAGTCTTCCTTGTCCCTGAATGGATATTCCGTGTTTTCAGCAGTGATACCGGATTGATAGAGATGGGAGTGCCGGCAATAAAGATAAGCTTCCTGATGATGCCATTCATCGGAACCCAGGTAGTGGCTATGGCCCTGCTTCAATCTCTCGGTAAGTCAAAAGGATCATTGATGATCACACTCTCAAGACAGATATTCTTCCTGCCACCCCTTGTATTGATACTCCCGTTGTTCATGGGCCTGACAGGGATATGGGTGTCGTTCCCGATATCTGATTTTCTGGGGTTCGTTGTGGCAGTTGTCCTGATGAGAAGGGAAGTCAACAGACTCATGGGATCAGTTCCTCAAAGCTGA